The Listeria welshimeri serovar 6b str. SLCC5334 genome has a window encoding:
- a CDS encoding type 1 glutamine amidotransferase domain-containing protein yields MTLKGKKVIALVSEDFEDLELWYPVLRLREAGASVHLVAEEAKKVYHGKYGVPVTSDYDFDSVRAEDYDGILVPGGWSPDKLRRFDSVLNLVRAFDEAKKPIGQICHAGWVLVSAGILEGVNVTSTPGIKDDMTNAGAIWHDEPVVTDGHIISSRRPPDLPEYLPALISALED; encoded by the coding sequence ATGACTTTAAAAGGTAAAAAAGTTATTGCACTTGTTAGTGAAGACTTTGAGGATTTAGAACTTTGGTATCCAGTGCTTAGATTACGCGAGGCAGGAGCATCTGTACATTTAGTGGCAGAAGAAGCGAAGAAAGTCTATCATGGCAAATACGGGGTTCCTGTTACTTCTGATTATGATTTTGATTCTGTTCGCGCAGAAGATTATGATGGGATTTTAGTTCCAGGTGGCTGGTCCCCAGATAAATTACGTCGCTTTGATAGTGTATTAAATTTAGTTCGAGCTTTTGATGAAGCGAAAAAGCCAATTGGACAAATTTGCCATGCGGGTTGGGTACTTGTTTCCGCCGGGATTTTAGAAGGTGTCAATGTTACAAGCACGCCAGGAATAAAAGATGATATGACGAATGCTGGGGCTATTTGGCATGATGAACCTGTTGTAACAGATGGTCACATTATTTCAAGTCGCCGTCCACCAGATCTACCAGAATATTTACCAGCGCTCATTTCTGCTTTAGAAGACTAA
- a CDS encoding NCS2 family permease — translation MFQLKANGTDVKTEVISGFTTFLTMVYIVVVNPAILSAAGVPFNTVFMATIISAVIGTLWMAIFANYPIAIAPGLGMNAYFVTVVTTQKLDYSVAFAAVFVAGIIFLLLSLTPLREKIIEAIPHNLKAGITAGIGLFIAFLGFRMTGIIVSNDSNLVGLGDLHSKEAILAIVGLLITLILLALNVKGALFIGMIATGIIAFITGELKFTEGIVKLPPMPEFVFTNPIHAFGDVMSYGLYAVVLSFLLITIFDTTGTMIGVAKKAGLMKGESLPNAKQALMADAVATSVGSMFGTTPTSAYIESSAGVATGGRTGLTTLTVAILFMVSAFFAPLVGAVSGISAITAPALIVVGSMMIGAVKEIDWDTLDEAFPAFLVILAMPLTSSIAIGLAFGFISYPVLKVFTGKWRELNWFLIVIAVLFFILVAFLPH, via the coding sequence ATGTTTCAATTAAAAGCAAACGGTACAGATGTTAAAACAGAAGTTATCTCTGGTTTTACTACATTCCTAACAATGGTATATATTGTAGTAGTTAACCCAGCAATCCTCTCCGCAGCTGGTGTCCCATTCAATACAGTATTTATGGCAACGATTATTTCGGCAGTCATCGGTACATTATGGATGGCAATTTTCGCTAACTATCCAATTGCTATTGCGCCAGGGCTTGGCATGAATGCTTATTTCGTCACTGTGGTTACAACACAAAAACTCGATTATTCGGTCGCATTCGCTGCGGTCTTTGTAGCAGGTATTATTTTCTTATTACTATCCTTAACACCGCTTCGTGAAAAAATCATTGAAGCTATTCCACATAATTTAAAAGCTGGAATCACAGCGGGTATTGGTCTATTTATCGCTTTCCTCGGCTTCCGTATGACAGGTATTATCGTTTCTAATGATTCTAACTTAGTAGGTTTAGGCGATTTACATTCTAAAGAAGCCATCTTAGCTATTGTGGGTCTTTTAATCACTTTAATCCTACTTGCTTTAAACGTAAAAGGGGCTTTGTTCATTGGGATGATTGCCACTGGTATTATTGCTTTTATTACTGGAGAACTTAAATTTACAGAAGGTATTGTCAAACTTCCGCCAATGCCAGAATTCGTCTTCACGAATCCAATTCACGCTTTTGGTGATGTGATGAGTTACGGACTATACGCCGTCGTATTATCCTTCTTGCTAATAACGATTTTTGATACAACTGGAACCATGATTGGTGTTGCTAAAAAAGCAGGCTTAATGAAAGGCGAATCATTACCAAATGCAAAACAAGCATTAATGGCTGATGCGGTTGCAACAAGTGTTGGTTCTATGTTTGGTACAACACCAACAAGTGCTTATATTGAATCTTCCGCTGGCGTTGCAACTGGCGGACGTACAGGCCTTACAACACTTACAGTTGCTATTTTGTTTATGGTTTCCGCATTCTTCGCTCCACTTGTTGGCGCTGTTTCAGGAATTTCCGCAATTACTGCACCAGCTCTTATCGTCGTTGGTAGCATGATGATTGGTGCTGTAAAAGAAATTGATTGGGATACATTAGATGAAGCATTCCCTGCTTTCCTAGTTATTCTAGCTATGCCGCTTACTTCAAGTATTGCTATTGGTTTAGCATTTGGATTCATTTCTTACCCAGTACTAAAAGTATTTACTGGTAAATGGCGCGAACTTAACTGGTTCTTAATTGTTATCGCCGTACTATTCTTCATTCTTGTAGCATTTTTACCACATTAA
- a CDS encoding GNAT family N-acetyltransferase, which produces MNYKLINNYKDNKKYRDSFNQLAESTFDINFEEWYERAFWNDKYICYSYVDKEKVIANVSINKMDLIYQGKDYKALQIGTVMTHPDYRGQGLSKKLLDYVIAKFEHEYDFLYLFANDSVLEFYPKFGFERVEESSFTVDASDLKTRESTIKKLNPDNKMDFQLIRRLVSERVPLSTILDVKENEDLVMFYILIALKDAVYYLEEMDAIVLFEQEEEDLYVLDILSSKKLDVVEVLSYLVTDEIETLHLAFTPEKDKHIDAAYVIETEDNLFVRPKILTSESYFLFPATSHA; this is translated from the coding sequence ATGAATTACAAACTAATCAATAATTACAAAGATAATAAAAAATATCGCGATAGTTTTAACCAGCTTGCGGAAAGTACTTTTGATATTAATTTTGAGGAATGGTATGAGCGTGCTTTTTGGAATGATAAATATATTTGTTATTCTTATGTGGATAAAGAGAAAGTGATTGCGAATGTGTCTATTAATAAAATGGATTTAATTTATCAAGGTAAAGATTATAAGGCGCTCCAAATTGGCACCGTCATGACTCATCCAGATTACCGTGGACAAGGTCTTTCAAAAAAATTACTAGATTATGTAATTGCTAAATTTGAACATGAGTACGATTTTCTCTATCTTTTTGCGAATGATTCTGTACTAGAATTCTATCCGAAATTTGGTTTTGAACGTGTAGAGGAGAGTAGTTTTACTGTAGATGCAAGTGACTTAAAAACACGAGAAAGCACCATAAAAAAACTAAATCCTGATAATAAAATGGATTTTCAATTAATAAGACGACTCGTTTCTGAAAGAGTACCACTTTCGACAATATTGGATGTCAAAGAAAACGAAGACTTAGTCATGTTTTATATTTTAATTGCCTTGAAAGATGCGGTTTATTATTTGGAAGAAATGGATGCGATTGTTCTTTTTGAACAAGAAGAGGAAGATTTATATGTATTAGATATTCTTAGTTCGAAAAAACTAGATGTAGTGGAAGTTCTAAGTTATCTAGTGACGGATGAAATCGAAACACTGCACCTTGCTTTCACGCCAGAAAAAGATAAGCATATTGATGCAGCTTACGTTATTGAGACGGAAGATAATCTGTTTGTTCGTCCGAAAATACTTACAAGCGAATCTTATTTCTTATTTCCAGCTACGTCTCACGCTTGA
- a CDS encoding metal-sulfur cluster assembly factor, which produces MDEQLKENLMGALEQVIDPELGIDIVNIGLVYDVELDDDGLCTVSMTLTTMGCPLAGVLTEQVQMALSDIPEVKDTNVNLVWNPPWSKDRMSRYAKIALGIR; this is translated from the coding sequence ATGGATGAGCAACTAAAAGAAAATCTGATGGGCGCACTAGAACAAGTGATTGATCCAGAGCTTGGAATAGATATTGTGAACATTGGACTTGTATATGATGTTGAGCTAGATGATGACGGACTTTGTACAGTTTCAATGACACTTACCACAATGGGCTGCCCGCTTGCTGGTGTTTTAACAGAGCAAGTACAAATGGCATTAAGTGATATCCCAGAAGTAAAGGATACAAATGTTAACCTTGTTTGGAATCCGCCTTGGTCTAAAGATCGTATGTCACGCTACGCAAAAATAGCGCTGGGAATACGTTAA
- a CDS encoding HAD family hydrolase: MKAVVFDFDGTMLDTENLWYTETMNYLKNTYDIDLPDEIYQQIIGTSEEPIINYMMEATDGTFDKEAFLNTVAEACHLGQQSLGFRDGFKEFFEQVKAKGYQIGLATSSGYDWIEPTLQRLGILADFETIQTADHVDEIKPHPSLYLQAVEALGVKPEEAIAIEDSKNGALSAMQAGLQVYIVPNEATKNIVFPKEATVVSSFAEINLN; encoded by the coding sequence GTGAAAGCAGTTGTTTTTGATTTTGATGGCACCATGCTTGATACAGAGAATTTATGGTATACGGAGACAATGAATTATTTGAAAAACACATACGATATTGATTTACCAGATGAAATTTATCAGCAGATTATTGGTACGAGTGAAGAACCAATTATTAATTATATGATGGAAGCAACGGATGGGACTTTTGATAAAGAAGCATTTCTAAATACTGTTGCAGAAGCTTGCCATCTCGGTCAACAATCACTTGGCTTTCGTGACGGTTTTAAAGAATTTTTTGAACAAGTAAAAGCAAAAGGATATCAAATTGGCCTTGCAACAAGTTCGGGTTATGACTGGATTGAGCCTACCCTTCAACGTCTTGGAATTTTGGCGGACTTTGAAACGATACAAACAGCGGATCATGTAGATGAAATAAAGCCGCATCCGTCCCTTTATTTACAAGCAGTGGAAGCTCTTGGTGTAAAGCCAGAAGAAGCAATCGCGATAGAGGATTCGAAAAATGGAGCTTTATCAGCGATGCAAGCTGGGTTACAAGTTTATATCGTACCTAATGAAGCGACAAAAAATATTGTTTTTCCAAAAGAAGCAACGGTTGTTTCTTCCTTTGCAGAAATTAATTTAAATTAA
- a CDS encoding pyridoxal phosphate-dependent aminotransferase has product MSNSKIAKKHQQMPVNILADIGTLAKTMPDILDLSIGDPDLITDESIINAAFEDVRAGHTKYTESGGDVELIDAIRGYFSRNYELSFERSQIRATVGALHGMYLTLQTILDPGDEVIIHEPYFSPYKDQVLNSGGTPIIIPTYEKDDFAINVAILEAAITNKTKALILNSPNNPTGAVFSPETFEKIANLAKKYDFFILSDEVYDGFSFYEPFVPMAKFAPDHTITFGSMSKNFAMTGWRLGYMIAPTYLNEAAKIINEGITYSAPTPSQRAAIYALNHSETLIPQVTETFQKRLEYISKRVKEIPYLSLHPLKGSIYAFINISKTGMDSVSFTEYVLKETQVLVIPGLAFGESGDNYARLAATQDISVLEEAFNRLAKLTF; this is encoded by the coding sequence ATGAGTAACTCAAAAATTGCTAAAAAACATCAACAAATGCCCGTTAACATCCTAGCTGATATCGGAACATTAGCAAAAACAATGCCTGATATTCTAGATTTATCCATTGGTGATCCCGATTTAATTACAGATGAATCAATCATTAACGCAGCTTTTGAAGATGTTCGAGCAGGTCATACAAAATACACAGAATCTGGTGGAGATGTTGAGTTAATTGATGCCATCCGAGGTTATTTCAGTCGTAATTACGAGCTTTCCTTTGAACGTAGTCAAATCCGCGCCACAGTGGGCGCACTCCATGGTATGTATTTAACTTTACAAACGATTCTTGACCCTGGTGATGAAGTGATTATTCACGAACCTTACTTCTCCCCTTATAAAGATCAAGTGCTAAATTCTGGTGGTACGCCAATTATCATTCCTACTTATGAAAAAGATGATTTTGCTATTAATGTAGCTATTTTAGAAGCCGCTATTACAAATAAAACCAAAGCATTAATTTTAAACTCGCCTAATAACCCAACTGGCGCTGTTTTCTCACCTGAAACCTTTGAAAAAATCGCTAATCTTGCAAAAAAATACGATTTCTTCATTTTATCTGACGAGGTGTATGATGGTTTTAGTTTTTATGAACCTTTCGTTCCTATGGCAAAATTTGCACCAGATCATACTATTACTTTCGGTAGTATGTCTAAAAATTTTGCGATGACTGGATGGCGCTTAGGTTATATGATTGCTCCCACCTATCTAAACGAAGCTGCCAAAATTATTAACGAAGGAATAACTTATTCAGCTCCTACACCTTCTCAACGAGCTGCTATTTACGCATTGAATCATTCTGAGACTCTCATTCCTCAAGTAACAGAAACGTTCCAAAAACGCTTAGAATACATCTCCAAACGTGTAAAAGAAATTCCGTATCTTTCTTTACATCCACTTAAAGGATCGATTTATGCGTTTATTAATATTTCAAAAACTGGAATGGATTCCGTTTCATTTACGGAATATGTTTTAAAAGAAACACAAGTACTCGTTATTCCAGGTTTAGCTTTTGGAGAATCCGGTGATAATTATGCACGATTAGCTGCAACACAAGATATTAGTGTGCTGGAAGAAGCCTTCAACCGTCTAGCCAAATTAACCTTTTAA
- a CDS encoding PTS lactose/cellobiose transporter subunit IIA — MEIQVEEAVVKLILHGGNTRKEAYKAIDLAEKYQFDEADRHLQIAQEQFQEGHVWQTKLVSIRDSETVAHPSFLLIHGQDHLMTAQAELQLAKRVIKQYKHQQRLEERLTKLEKQLNQA, encoded by the coding sequence ATGGAAATTCAAGTAGAAGAAGCAGTAGTAAAACTTATTTTGCACGGTGGTAACACACGTAAAGAAGCTTACAAAGCCATTGATTTAGCTGAAAAATATCAATTCGATGAAGCTGATAGACATTTACAAATCGCACAAGAACAGTTTCAAGAGGGGCACGTTTGGCAAACAAAGTTAGTTTCTATTCGTGATTCAGAAACAGTAGCCCATCCGTCATTTCTACTCATTCATGGGCAAGATCATTTAATGACCGCACAAGCAGAACTTCAACTTGCCAAAAGAGTTATCAAGCAATATAAGCACCAACAACGTTTAGAAGAACGCCTAACTAAACTCGAAAAACAGTTGAATCAAGCGTGA